A region of the Apium graveolens cultivar Ventura chromosome 6, ASM990537v1, whole genome shotgun sequence genome:
CTTTTCTTTTTAGGGAATTGATACGAGACAAGATACTCCCTCCGTCTCCCGTATTACGTTTCCCATTTTAACTTTTTATACTATTCATGATAAGCGACTGACTACTAATTTACGCTTAatttataagatcaaatatagtcatgagtgatcttgttgaattcgtatttatgagtatttttatacaatgaagtttttatatttagtactaatacaaaattaaagatattaacaattaaaAATATACATTGACAAACGTGTACAACACAAATAAAAAACGTTTTTAGAGACGGAGAGAGTACTTAGATATAAAATATCGAGATTATCCCTTTCTTCCATAGATCGGATGCCCAAAATACTTACAATATTAGCTTGTAATAGTGCCCAATATACCGTAAAGGTTGACTCAGTTAGTAAAAGttgggacaaatattttcttggtcacatgttcgaatcctACAAAAGGAGAATTTATGATGCAAATTGCCTacgataaaaataaataaaaataaaatatattcacATGTATTATTGAACATACTTGCGTAATAGTGTCCAAAATACCTTCACATGTGATAttatatattttgatttttttaatatatttacaTATGTCAATCGTATTCTCAAATTTAATTTAAACATATAAGCATGATGTACATGCGtattctaaaaatcaaataagAGAATACGCATGATATACATATCGATTTTTTGTAAAACTTCAAAAACGACGGGTATATACATAGTCCACATGTATATTTATTTGATATTTTGACACTTTTTTTAGCAGCGTCGATAGAGCATTAGGATATAAATACACACGGAATTCAATATTATTACGaaaagataaatatttataaagtatttgaaaaaaatttataaaaataattgggTTTTGCCATTTTTCAATAAACAATATTCGTTCTTATATAAATCTCGTAATAATCAGATTTTGTTTCTAAAAAGGCCATGCATTTCGGGGCAAAAGAGTAGTAGTGACGTACTCATGAGGTGTGTTATTATCCGAATAATGTGACTTTCATAATGGGGCTGCTGTATTATACTTTCACACTTTTTTCTTTATTTATTCCCTTTTCTGGTAGCCAAAAGGAAGAGGGACCTTTCCTTCAAGGGCATAGTGAATAGCCTGGCCCAAAATGATTATCAAAATTGGTTAAGATCAGGGGGCGGTAAGGTTTTTTTGATCAAAACGTAAAATAGACCGCGCGTGCGGTTTAATCAAATTTCCAAACCGCACCCGCACCCGCACCGTATAACTTCAAAAACCGTATAAATCACATCATGAAAATGTAATAAAATAtacaaatataataataatttggCACACTATTGCGTGAACCCATAGGATTTACCCAGTGCGCaaccgaagggtagcggctgcaggttaactacgataaaaaaataataaaataaaataaaatatgtttttaattaaaaataaaaatatgtcGGTAATTTGTAATATGTAAGCTAGTATTTATAACACAAAACAATAGTAAACAAGAAATAAatctataatatataaatatatctatatgtaaattatatattttataaattataaataaatttatatgcATATAAAATTGCGGTGCGGTTTAAACTGCATTGTTAAAATGTCAACCCGCAAATCGTACCGCGTGGTTTGTCAAAAACTTAAACCGCACcacaaaatattaaaaatcacATTTTGCGGTGCGGTGCGGGGCGGTTTGTGCGGTTTGCTGATCACCCCTAGTTAAGATAAACGGGTTCTCACTTTTTATTTGGTAGTGACATTGCCTTGTGTTTCATGAGTATTACATGATAATGTAAAAATATGCGGAAAAATCTCGTGATAGCAAGATTCGGAGGTTTATCGGAAGGGGATGAACAAAGCGAGGGTGTGGTAAAGATTAGCGATTTAGCGTAATCGATACTCATGGCAAATCGTTCGTGTCGATACTCATGGCAAATCGTTCGtgtcgtgtattttcgtgtttcgTATATTTGAAGGTCAAATACAAAACTGACATGTTTAgggttcgtgtactttcgtgttcgtgttcTTTCGTTTCGTGTCATGTTTTTCATGTACaattgaatattaatattaattaaaataaataaataaaaataagtttttaggtaaaaaatttatgaaatatattaaaaatttatatttagaTCACGTTTATATACATATTATAAAATTAAGTAATTGTTTTAATAATAAATATGCATATATctattataaatatacatatattcattataaatattaatatttaattataatatttatttatgctGTATACTTCATGTCGTGTACTCGAAGGGAAAACACAAAACCGACACTAAATTTCGGTCGTGTACTTCCGTGTTCGTGtattttcgtgtcgtgtactaaaAAGGCAAACACAAATGCTAAAATTTCGTGTCGTGCAAGTCATGTCCAAAATTGCCGGGTCTATTATTATTACATGTAGCTTGTTTATACTGACCATCAAACTCCGGTAAAAACACATATTCAGAACCTCCATAATGAAGGGACGAGCGGAGCTCAAAGAAGACAGGAAAATCATCTGCTAAATGATTCCTAGCAATATAACCTAATACTGTAGATACCCAACATTCTCTGTACAGACATGAGAACATGGGCAATGCATGCATTAAAATTAGGCAACTATCTATTACCTTAACAAGAGTGGCAAGATATCTATAAGAAAACTATGTACAAACTCTCTGAACAGTTTATCCTTCAGCTACTCTACTGTATAATATAGCTACCGGAATCTTACACAACTTCTACTCCAATCAATTTAAGACAAGTACCTTAATCCACACAGGCCTTTGCATGCAGAAATATAGAGACAGCCTCGTATTGTATTTAGACAGGAACAGTAATCGGCCTGATTTTTGAATGGTATAGGGAAACCGGAATAACTATAGTTCTGTCTACAATACAAACTGAAACGTACTTTTTGTAACTGAGTAAAACTATTAAGATTTCCGGCTGTTGAGAACAAGTATCCTACATGTATACATGTACAGAATCTAATGACTGTAAcaacaaaaaaatatatatatgatcACGACACGAGGGAAAAAATTACAGTTATCAGCATCTAAGAACAACCTTTGGATAGGAAAGTACAATTGAGAAACTATACAATAGTCACCTGGTCTCAAGTTCATCGACTGCAGGTACCTCTTCCGAATAATTGGACATCTCTATGTCATCAAGAGTGATGTTGTAAGGGGCCTCAGGTGAAGCATCCATTAGCAGAGAAGAGTTCATTGCCCCTGATTTCGGGACATCCACGTCCACTAAGACCTGTACGGGGCTCTGGTTACCTGAAGTGCTACTACCAGAAGATGACAAACTAGATAGCTGTATGTCTTCTAACTTGTTTCCAAGCATATGTTTATTTTTCCTGACAGTATCCATCTCTAGTCCAGTAGGGACAAAAGTTCTAGCTCGGTACTTAGTTGATTCCCCCTCGCTGTCACTATGGTTATAGAGTACATAATCATGATAAGTTGGTGCAAACTGCAAATGAAGTTCAAAGAAGGCAAGGAGATGATAAGGAGAGATATGAATAAATAAAAAGTCGTATAAAGAGGTCGAATGGTGCAACATAAGACGAGCCGAATATTTCATGACAAACCTGATGAACAGTGTCATGGTAAAAGTCATTTAACTTGACAGCATGTGCAAGATTTTCTGAAAACCCACGAGAAATGCCGATGTTTGCACCAGCATATTCCTTGTACGGAAATGCATAAAGGTGACCAACAGCGGCAATAAGCATCTCAacacaaattataaaattttgaaactcGGCAGCTTCCTTTGTATCTTTTATGAAACCGGACTTTGCCGCTAGAAAAACCAAAACACCCTAAGGAGAAAAAGAAATAACCAATATAAATAGAAGACCAGTTTTACACATCTAACCTTAGAAATAGACCAAAGACATGCAACTAAATAGGTTGCGCTCAACTGAAAAAAAAATGAAGTGATCTGAAACGACAACAAATTACGatagaagaaaaaaaatatgcAGCAAAACTGAGGCACATCAGTGATAAGAAATTTGGTAGATGGCAACTGGAAACTGGCAATTAGATATGACACGGAGCCACGGTGGTTCAACAGTAGTCACCCATTTTCTGTACTTCAATTAATTCATTACAAGCACATATTTGATAAAAGTATTAGTAATGGTTATGATCAGATCAAAACCAACACTAcctaaaatatataaaaaaataaccAACAAATGTTACTATTAGAGCAGACGGACTACTTTATGTGAAGAATTGGAACGATCTACTGCGACTAAAAGAACAGTCAAACAGTACCTGCCAATAAGTCAGGAAGACAACAGACTTGATGATGATGAACTTTGGAACAGGATTGAAAGGCTGGAGCAAATCCCTGCATGCAACGTAGAACAAGGCCAAGGCATACAATGCCACAGAGTATGAAAATGTATAGATGATAGTCAGATACAAATACGACTGTCCTGCACTGAAATTCCCATCATGATATCTGCCTTTTGCATAAAGGACTAGAGTAACTGCAACTAATATAGGCTTAAGAATCACAAACTGCAAACACCCTTGCTTGCATCTTCGTATAAAACGCCTGCACAGATATAATAGCTTCAGAGACGTAGTTTATCAAGTAGAAAGAGATGTGAACTTCACATGCAAATCAACGTATGAGAAATATTCCAATTTTGAATATCTCAACACTTCAATAAATTTTCTAAAGCATACCAGCTTCTCATAATATACATGAGCCTGATTGACGCATGTAATAACAGCCAAAGGTAAACCAGAATATCCTGTATTTAGTATTTACAATTCTCTATAGTACGAGTGACATTATATGATGTGTGAAGACTAAAATCTACCATTAGGTCCCTACTAAGTATAAACTCCCAACATGTTTTTTCATAATTAACACTTTTATAATTTATAGCCAATTCTATTGATTCCATTACTTTTTGTGTTTGTaatctttttcttcttcttttctttgttTGGGGGGGGGGGGAGTTGGGATCAGAAAGTAGTTTACTTGTTTCTGTTACTTGGTTCtaattcattaatattttggTTAAATAGATAACAAGAGGGGCAAGTTGTCCCTTCCTATAAGTTCTCCCAACCCTCTTGTTCAAGATAAAACTTGGTTACAAGATAGCAAAAGAATTTTCAGATTCGCTTCCTTTCCCTTTAAAACTCCTCACCATTCTTCTTTCTATTCTCCAAAAAGAAAATCAGCAagttttattcatttctttgtccaaTATAAGAACTCTGTGAAAAAAACAGAAACTCCACCGTCTCTTATCATCTTTTACTTTCTATCTACCGGGAACTCAGCAATGCATAG
Encoded here:
- the LOC141668615 gene encoding uncharacterized protein LOC141668615 yields the protein MGHVYYIVVAFPCTIGAIVLALFHIYRHLLNYTEPTYQRYIVRIIFMVPVYALMSFLSLVINESATIYFNSIREIYEAWVIYNFLSLCLAWVGGPGAVVISLSGRVLKSNWCLMTCCFPPIPLDGRFIRRCKQGCLQFVILKPILVAVTLVLYAKGRYHDGNFSAGQSYLYLTIIYTFSYSVALYALALFYVACRDLLQPFNPVPKFIIIKSVVFLTYWQGVLVFLAAKSGFIKDTKEAAEFQNFIICVEMLIAAVGHLYAFPYKEYAGANIGISRGFSENLAHAVKLNDFYHDTVHQFAPTYHDYVLYNHSDSEGESTKYRARTFVPTGLEMDTVRKNKHMLGNKLEDIQLSSLSSSGSSTSGNQSPVQVLVDVDVPKSGAMNSSLLMDASPEAPYNITLDDIEMSNYSEEVPAVDELETR